The Chitinophagales bacterium genome window below encodes:
- a CDS encoding SDR family NAD(P)-dependent oxidoreductase, with product MIVCITGATSGIGKATALHFAKNGHQLIITGRRKEKLDQLKQEIEAKYNVEVLVLSFDIQNKEAVNQAVKSLKGKWQKIDVLVNNAGLALGKETFDNADISDFETMIDTNVKGLLYITKPIVELMKKNGGGHIINLSSTAAKEVYPGGHVYCATKHAVDALTKGMRIDLLPYEIKVTSIAPGMVDTEFSTVRFKGDKSKADDVYKGFTPLYAEDVADVIYYAATTPKHVNLNDVVLTATAQANSYITLKNA from the coding sequence ATGATAGTATGTATTACGGGTGCCACTTCGGGAATAGGGAAAGCTACAGCTTTACACTTTGCTAAAAATGGGCATCAACTTATTATTACCGGAAGAAGAAAAGAAAAATTAGACCAGCTAAAACAAGAAATTGAGGCAAAATACAATGTTGAAGTCTTGGTTTTATCTTTTGATATTCAAAATAAAGAAGCGGTTAATCAAGCTGTAAAATCGTTAAAAGGAAAATGGCAAAAAATAGATGTTTTAGTAAATAACGCAGGCTTAGCATTAGGTAAAGAAACTTTTGACAATGCTGATATTTCAGATTTTGAAACCATGATAGATACCAATGTTAAAGGTTTGCTATATATTACTAAACCAATAGTAGAATTAATGAAGAAAAACGGAGGCGGGCACATTATAAATTTAAGTAGCACTGCCGCCAAAGAAGTATATCCCGGAGGGCATGTGTATTGTGCCACTAAGCACGCAGTAGATGCCTTAACTAAAGGAATGAGAATAGATTTATTGCCTTACGAGATAAAAGTTACCTCAATAGCTCCGGGCATGGTAGATACTGAGTTTTCTACAGTACGCTTTAAGGGCGATAAAAGCAAAGCAGATGATGTTTACAAAGGTTTTACACCACTGTATGCCGAAGATGTAGCCGATGTAATATATTATGCTGCCACCACTCCAAAGCATGTAAATTTAAACGATGTGGTACTTACTGCAACGGCACAAGCTAACTCATATATAACACTAAAGAACGCATAA
- the scpA gene encoding methylmalonyl-CoA mutase, which translates to MSQQLNEFAAGIPPYLRGPYSTMYAIRPWTIRQYAGFSTAEESNAFYRRNLAAGQKGLSVAFDLATHRGYDSDHERVQGDVGMAGVAIDSVEDMKILFDGIPLDKMSVSMTMNGAVLPIMAFYIVAAKEQGVDLEKLSGTIQNDILKEFMVRNTYIYPPKHSMRIIGDIFKYTAQNMPKFNSISISGYHMQEAGATPEIELAYTLADGLEYLKTGIEAGLNIDDFAPRLSFFWAIGMNHFKEIAKMRAARVLWAKIVKQFNPKNEKSMALRTHCQTSGYSLTEQDAYNNVARTTIEALSAVFGGTQSLHTNSFDEAIALPTDFSARIARNTQKYIQQETEITKAVDPWGGATYVEELTEKLIEDAWELIQEVEELGGMSKAIESGLPKMRIEEASAKKQAGIDSGKETIVGVNNYLTDEKQNFEILEIDNNEVRKSQINRLNKIKQERNDNEVKEALLKLEKAAKNDTGNLLDLAVDATEKRATLGEISLALENVFGRYKAVINSISGVYSSKMEKDKNFEKARQLSDKFAEKEGRRPRILVAKMGQDGHDRGAKVVATGYADIGFDVDIGPLFQTPKEVARQAAENDVHVLGISSLANGHKTLIPQVIAELKKLDRADIMVIAGGVIPQQDYQFLYDAGVSFVFGPGTKIPVAAIEMLEKLINSIDN; encoded by the coding sequence ATGAGTCAACAATTGAATGAGTTTGCCGCAGGCATTCCTCCTTATTTAAGAGGTCCTTATAGTACCATGTACGCTATACGCCCTTGGACCATTAGACAATACGCTGGATTTTCAACAGCAGAAGAAAGCAATGCTTTTTATAGAAGAAATTTAGCCGCAGGGCAAAAAGGTTTATCCGTAGCTTTTGATTTAGCCACACATCGTGGTTATGATAGCGACCATGAGCGTGTGCAAGGTGATGTAGGTATGGCAGGCGTTGCCATAGATTCTGTTGAAGACATGAAAATACTGTTTGACGGTATTCCTTTAGACAAAATGTCGGTTTCTATGACCATGAATGGTGCGGTGCTACCTATTATGGCGTTTTACATTGTAGCCGCCAAAGAACAAGGTGTAGATTTAGAAAAACTATCGGGCACTATTCAAAACGATATTTTAAAAGAGTTTATGGTACGAAATACCTATATATATCCACCTAAACATAGCATGAGAATTATTGGCGATATTTTTAAATATACAGCTCAAAATATGCCTAAATTTAATTCTATTTCTATAAGTGGCTACCACATGCAAGAAGCTGGAGCTACGCCAGAAATTGAGCTGGCTTATACCTTAGCAGATGGTTTAGAATACTTAAAAACGGGCATTGAAGCCGGCTTAAATATAGATGATTTTGCTCCGCGTTTATCTTTCTTTTGGGCAATAGGAATGAATCATTTTAAGGAAATAGCTAAAATGCGTGCGGCAAGAGTTTTGTGGGCAAAAATTGTAAAGCAATTCAATCCTAAAAATGAAAAATCAATGGCTTTGCGTACGCATTGTCAAACTTCGGGGTATAGTTTAACCGAGCAAGATGCTTATAATAATGTGGCACGAACAACCATTGAAGCACTAAGTGCTGTTTTTGGAGGAACGCAATCTCTTCACACCAATTCTTTTGATGAAGCTATAGCTTTGCCCACCGATTTTTCGGCAAGAATAGCGAGAAATACACAAAAATATATTCAACAAGAAACGGAAATTACTAAAGCTGTTGACCCATGGGGTGGAGCTACTTACGTAGAAGAATTAACCGAAAAATTAATTGAAGATGCGTGGGAATTAATACAAGAAGTAGAAGAACTGGGCGGAATGAGCAAAGCTATAGAAAGTGGCTTGCCCAAAATGAGAATAGAAGAAGCATCTGCTAAAAAACAAGCAGGGATAGATAGCGGAAAAGAAACTATAGTAGGCGTAAATAACTATTTAACTGACGAAAAACAAAACTTTGAGATACTGGAAATAGACAATAATGAAGTTAGAAAATCTCAAATAAATCGCTTAAACAAAATTAAGCAAGAACGAAATGATAATGAGGTAAAAGAAGCACTATTAAAATTAGAAAAAGCTGCTAAAAATGATACTGGAAATTTATTGGATTTAGCTGTAGATGCAACAGAAAAAAGAGCTACGTTAGGAGAAATTTCCTTAGCTTTAGAAAATGTTTTTGGTAGGTACAAAGCTGTAATTAATAGTATTTCGGGAGTATATTCTAGTAAAATGGAAAAAGATAAAAATTTTGAAAAAGCACGCCAGCTATCTGATAAATTTGCCGAAAAAGAAGGCAGACGACCTAGAATATTGGTGGCAAAAATGGGACAAGACGGACACGACCGCGGAGCTAAAGTGGTAGCCACAGGCTATGCCGACATTGGTTTTGATGTAGATATAGGACCATTGTTTCAAACACCTAAAGAAGTGGCACGGCAAGCTGCTGAAAATGATGTGCATGTGTTAGGAATTAGCAGTTTGGCTAACGGACATAAGACTTTAATACCACAAGTAATAGCAGAGCTTAAAAAATTAGATAGAGCAGATATTATGGTAATAGCAGGAGGAGTAATTCCTCAGCAAGATTATCAGTTTTTGTATGATGCAGGAGTGAGTTTTGTATTTGGACCGGGTACAAAAATTCCGGTGGCGGCTATTGAAATGCTGGAGAAGTTGATAAATAGTATTGATAATTAA